From a region of the Deltaproteobacteria bacterium genome:
- the rlmD gene encoding 23S rRNA (uracil(1939)-C(5))-methyltransferase RlmD — MVVLKKGADVELLIEKASFGGKGVARLNGFVVFVQHAIPGQRVLARIIRKKKAYAEARVLSVLEESDYAILPRCSHFGSCGGCLWQNVPYARQLDIKRQLVFDCLAHIGGLAEHLVRPVRPSPQVYYYRNKMEFSFGDERWLEPGELKLEHLPKPRNFALGLHVRGRFNRVLDLEECHLQHADTAEILAVVRQFARTSGLPPYNSRDHTGFWRFLVVRHSRYSDTMMVEIITAPHRSGPKLLAQLAAMLQRRLPAVATIVHGVSAKKAQIASADSRLVLCGPGYLEERLGSLCFRISPGAFFQTNTSGAEILVQEVLEAAGLSGVEEVWDLYCGTGALTLHLASRAGKVVGFEIVPQAVVDACANARLNNLTNCEFVVGDMRALFQQTATWSGHSSVPEVVVTDPPRAGMHPKVVRGLLELGPPRIVYVSCNPATLARDLKLLQEQYRLHHIQPVDLFPHTAHIEVVALLARE, encoded by the coding sequence ATGGTGGTACTGAAGAAAGGGGCGGATGTCGAGCTGCTTATCGAAAAGGCTTCTTTTGGGGGCAAAGGGGTGGCTCGCCTGAATGGCTTTGTGGTTTTTGTGCAGCATGCTATTCCCGGCCAGCGCGTTCTAGCCAGAATCATCCGCAAGAAGAAGGCCTATGCCGAGGCCAGAGTACTGTCGGTCCTGGAAGAGTCCGATTATGCTATTTTGCCCCGGTGCAGTCATTTTGGTTCTTGCGGCGGTTGCCTCTGGCAAAATGTTCCTTATGCTAGACAGCTGGATATCAAGCGGCAGCTGGTCTTCGACTGTCTCGCCCATATTGGAGGCCTTGCAGAGCATTTGGTTCGCCCGGTAAGACCTTCTCCCCAGGTCTACTATTATCGCAACAAAATGGAGTTTTCTTTTGGAGACGAGCGGTGGCTCGAACCTGGAGAGCTCAAGCTGGAACATTTGCCCAAGCCCCGCAATTTTGCCCTTGGCCTCCATGTGCGGGGGCGCTTCAACAGGGTGCTGGACCTGGAAGAATGCCACCTGCAACATGCCGACACTGCTGAAATTCTGGCTGTGGTGCGGCAATTCGCCCGGACATCGGGGCTGCCACCCTACAACAGCCGCGACCACACAGGGTTCTGGCGATTCCTGGTGGTGCGGCACAGTAGATACAGCGACACTATGATGGTTGAGATCATCACAGCGCCCCATCGAAGTGGCCCGAAGCTGCTAGCCCAACTCGCTGCCATGCTGCAGCGCCGCCTGCCTGCCGTGGCCACAATAGTTCACGGTGTGAGCGCCAAAAAGGCGCAAATAGCCAGCGCTGACAGTCGGCTGGTGCTGTGCGGCCCCGGCTACCTGGAGGAAAGACTTGGCAGCCTCTGTTTTCGCATTTCACCCGGAGCTTTCTTTCAAACCAATACCTCGGGTGCAGAAATCCTGGTGCAAGAGGTGCTGGAGGCTGCTGGTCTGAGCGGCGTAGAAGAGGTCTGGGATCTCTACTGCGGCACCGGTGCCCTCACCCTGCACCTGGCCTCGAGAGCTGGAAAAGTAGTTGGTTTCGAGATAGTGCCGCAAGCGGTTGTCGATGCTTGCGCCAACGCCAGACTCAACAATTTGACGAACTGTGAATTTGTGGTGGGAGATATGCGAGCCCTGTTTCAGCAGACCGCCACCTGGTCTGGCCATTCCTCAGTGCCCGAGGTGGTGGTGACCGACCCTCCACGAGCCGGCATGCACCCCAAGGTTGTCAGGGGTCTCCTGGAGCTGGGCCCGCCGCGTATCGTCTACGTCTCCTGCAATCCTGCTACCCTGGCTCGCGACCTGAAGCTTCTCCAGGAGCAATACCGCCTGCATCACATTCAGCCAGTGGACCTCTTTCCGCACACGGCGCACATCGAGGTGGTGGCTCTGCTGGCAAGAGAGTGA
- a CDS encoding type IIA DNA topoisomerase subunit B, with amino-acid sequence MADSYTGRDIQVLKGLAPVRLRPGMFIGNTSSTGLHHLFTEALDNAVDEALNGYCTRIHITIGTDNTITVTDNGRGIPVDKHPQSRKNTLETIMTSLHSGGKFSTKSYKVSGGLHGVGISVVNALSEFMRVISRRDGTIWQQEFSRGKRKSKLLNLGPTKERGTTIMFRPDPDIFKDIRFDPHIIKEQAKAKAFLTRGLAVIVEDQVGDSTERFFFEEGIKNYLSDLVANKEIITEEPFYINYENDLRLELALWWTMSSERTIYSYANSVYTSGGGSHENGFRHGIVRALREYMARKNSLARKVKTVTAEDVREGLVAVLSVFVSGNLEFQGQTKERLNSDIQPQVESVVKDAFENYLFHNGSAAEAIVDRVLLAAQAREASRQARKSVRRKRSSKRLTLPGKLADCTSNRLEENELFIVEGDSAGGSSKQARDRRFQAVLPLRGKILNVEQASAERIRKNREIQDLIQCIGTGAGNQFDYRGLRYGKIFINCDADVDGFHISTLLLTFFFRYMPELIEKGHIFLAQPPLYRIQARDGKKRSVHYVYLEEEKEELLAKLSARKVSIQRFKGLGEMNAAELKETTMDPQKRRALQVTIEDAERTNETFETLMGREPAKRYAFIQENATFVRDIDA; translated from the coding sequence ATGGCAGACAGTTATACAGGCAGGGACATTCAGGTTCTCAAAGGATTGGCGCCGGTACGCCTCCGACCAGGGATGTTCATCGGCAACACCTCCAGCACCGGCCTGCATCATCTGTTTACCGAGGCCCTGGACAATGCGGTGGATGAAGCCTTGAACGGCTATTGCACCAGAATCCACATCACCATAGGTACAGACAACACTATCACGGTAACCGACAACGGTCGTGGCATTCCAGTAGACAAACACCCTCAATCCCGCAAGAATACTCTAGAGACTATCATGACTTCCCTCCACTCCGGAGGCAAGTTCTCCACCAAGAGCTACAAGGTTTCTGGAGGTCTCCATGGCGTTGGCATATCGGTGGTCAACGCCCTCAGTGAGTTCATGCGGGTGATTTCCCGAAGAGATGGCACCATATGGCAGCAGGAATTCTCAAGAGGAAAACGCAAGAGCAAGCTGTTGAATCTGGGGCCCACCAAAGAGCGGGGCACCACCATCATGTTTCGCCCGGATCCTGATATCTTCAAAGACATCAGGTTTGACCCGCATATCATAAAAGAACAGGCTAAAGCCAAGGCCTTTCTCACCCGAGGGCTGGCCGTAATCGTGGAGGACCAGGTCGGAGACAGCACCGAACGCTTCTTCTTCGAAGAGGGCATCAAAAACTACCTCAGTGACCTGGTGGCCAACAAAGAAATCATTACAGAGGAGCCATTTTATATCAACTACGAAAATGATCTGCGCTTGGAGCTGGCCCTGTGGTGGACCATGTCCTCAGAGCGAACCATCTATTCCTATGCCAATTCTGTCTATACCAGTGGCGGAGGCTCCCACGAAAACGGCTTTCGCCATGGCATCGTCCGGGCGCTGCGAGAGTACATGGCCCGCAAGAACAGTCTGGCCAGAAAAGTAAAGACAGTAACTGCCGAAGATGTGCGCGAGGGGCTGGTGGCGGTATTGTCCGTGTTCGTTTCTGGGAATCTAGAGTTTCAGGGGCAGACCAAGGAACGCCTCAACTCGGATATTCAACCCCAGGTAGAATCTGTGGTAAAGGATGCCTTCGAGAACTATCTTTTTCACAATGGTTCGGCGGCTGAAGCCATAGTGGACAGGGTGCTGCTGGCAGCCCAGGCCCGGGAAGCCTCCCGACAGGCCCGCAAGAGCGTCCGACGAAAGCGCAGCAGCAAACGTCTCACCCTTCCTGGCAAGCTGGCAGACTGCACCTCCAATCGCCTGGAGGAAAACGAGCTCTTCATTGTCGAGGGAGATTCAGCAGGAGGTTCGAGCAAGCAGGCCAGGGATCGCCGTTTTCAGGCAGTGTTGCCCTTGCGCGGCAAGATTCTCAACGTGGAGCAGGCCAGTGCCGAGCGCATCAGGAAGAATCGGGAGATCCAGGATCTCATCCAGTGCATCGGCACCGGCGCTGGCAACCAGTTTGACTACCGAGGGCTGCGTTACGGCAAAATTTTTATCAACTGCGACGCCGACGTGGACGGCTTTCACATCTCTACCCTGCTGCTCACCTTTTTCTTCAGGTACATGCCCGAACTCATAGAAAAAGGCCATATCTTTCTCGCCCAACCCCCTCTCTACCGCATTCAGGCCAGAGACGGCAAGAAGCGCTCGGTGCACTATGTCTACCTGGAGGAAGAAAAGGAGGAGCTGCTGGCAAAACTGTCTGCCAGGAAGGTCTCAATTCAACGATTCAAAGGCCTGGGCGAAATGAACGCTGCCGAGCTCAAAGAAACAACCATGGACCCACAAAAGAGGAGAGCTCTGCAAGTAACCATAGAGGATGCTGAGAGAACCAACGAGACCTTTGAAACTCTCATGGGTCGGGAACCGGCCAAACGCTATGCCTTTATTCAGGAAAACGCCACCTTTGTTCGCGACATAGACGCCTAG